A single window of Cellulomonas sp. NTE-D12 DNA harbors:
- a CDS encoding MarR family transcriptional regulator, with amino-acid sequence MDRIVAAWRRERPDLDVSPLTVLSRISRLARHLDLARRSAFARHGLETWAFDVLSALRREGAPFRLSPGALLTQTLVTSGTMTNRIDRLAEHGLVERLPSPDDRRGVLVQLTPAGLRTVDDAMADLLAVERELLGDLPVPDRDRLAELLRTVVAPFDAS; translated from the coding sequence GTGGACCGCATCGTCGCCGCCTGGCGTCGGGAGCGGCCGGACCTGGACGTCTCGCCCCTGACGGTGCTGTCCCGGATCAGCCGGCTCGCCCGGCACCTCGACCTCGCCCGGCGCAGCGCGTTCGCCCGGCACGGGCTGGAGACGTGGGCGTTCGACGTGCTGTCCGCCCTCCGCCGGGAGGGTGCGCCGTTCCGGCTCTCACCCGGCGCGCTGCTCACCCAGACGCTGGTCACCTCCGGCACCATGACCAACCGCATCGACCGGCTCGCCGAGCACGGTCTGGTGGAGCGGCTGCCGTCGCCCGACGACCGGCGCGGGGTGCTGGTGCAGCTGACGCCGGCCGGGCTGCGGACGGTGGACGACGCGATGGCCGACCTGCTGGCGGTGGAGCGGGAGCTGCTCGGCGACCTGCCGGTTCCCGACCGGGACCGGCTCGCCGAGCTGCTGCGCACGGTGGTGGCGCCGTTCGACGCGTCCTGA
- a CDS encoding TetR/AcrR family transcriptional regulator, with protein sequence MTGTQRRAQLLDVSRHLFAEKGFENTSVEEIAARAEVSKPVVYEHFGGKEGIYAVVVDREMQALLAALTGALEGGGHPRVLVERTALALLGYIEESEDGFRILVRDSPVAQATGTFSSLIGDIATQVEHLLADQFKQTGLDPRTAPMYAQMLVGMVALTGQWWLDAKSPKRTEVAAHLVNLAWNGLQGLERRPLLSRTPAPVPTARSRRNSLDVE encoded by the coding sequence ATGACGGGCACGCAGCGGCGCGCGCAGCTGCTGGACGTGTCGCGGCACCTGTTCGCCGAGAAGGGCTTCGAGAACACCAGCGTCGAGGAGATCGCGGCGCGCGCCGAGGTGTCCAAGCCGGTGGTGTACGAGCACTTCGGCGGCAAGGAGGGCATCTACGCCGTCGTCGTCGACCGGGAGATGCAGGCGCTGCTCGCCGCGCTCACGGGTGCGCTGGAGGGCGGAGGCCACCCGCGCGTGCTCGTCGAGCGCACCGCCCTGGCGCTGCTGGGGTACATCGAGGAGTCCGAGGACGGGTTCCGCATCCTGGTCCGCGACTCCCCCGTCGCGCAGGCGACCGGCACGTTCTCCAGCCTGATCGGGGACATCGCCACGCAGGTGGAGCACCTGCTGGCCGACCAGTTCAAGCAGACCGGCCTCGACCCGCGCACCGCGCCGATGTACGCCCAGATGCTGGTCGGCATGGTCGCCCTGACCGGGCAGTGGTGGCTCGACGCGAAGAGCCCCAAGCGCACCGAGGTGGCGGCGCACCTGGTCAACCTCGCGTGGAACGGCCTGCAGGGGCTGGAGCGACGGCCGCTGCTCTCGCGCACGCCGGCGCCCGTTCCCACGGCGCGGAGCCGCCGAAACTCTCTCGACGTCGAGTAA
- the tdh gene encoding L-threonine 3-dehydrogenase produces MRALYKSAAAPGLTLTERPEPTPGRTDVKIRVRRTGICGTDLHIEEWDSWAAGAIDAPLIPGHEFSGQVVEVGADVHTVAVGDVVSAEGHVVCGHCRNCRAGRRHLCIRVSSLGVNRDGAFADYVVVPESNVWHHPDDIDPDLAAIFDPLGNAVHTALSFPLVGEDVLITGAGPIGLMAAAVARHVGARFIVVTDVNEARLELARAMGVDLAVNVAHDRIASAQERLHMQEGFDIGLEMSGNANALPEMLDNLTHGARVALLGLPSRPIAVDWAKVVSHMITIKGIYGREMFETWYTMTAMVSTGLDVTGVITDRFPASRWQEAFAAARSGDRGKVIIDWDED; encoded by the coding sequence ATGAGAGCTCTCTACAAGAGTGCTGCGGCGCCCGGTCTGACCCTGACCGAACGGCCCGAACCGACCCCCGGACGCACCGACGTCAAGATCCGGGTGCGACGCACCGGCATCTGCGGCACGGACCTGCACATCGAGGAGTGGGACAGCTGGGCCGCGGGGGCGATCGACGCGCCGCTGATCCCGGGCCACGAGTTCTCCGGCCAGGTCGTCGAGGTCGGGGCCGATGTCCACACCGTCGCGGTCGGGGACGTCGTGTCCGCCGAGGGGCACGTCGTGTGCGGCCACTGCCGCAACTGCCGCGCCGGCCGTCGGCACCTCTGCATCCGCGTCTCGAGCCTGGGCGTCAACCGCGACGGGGCGTTCGCGGACTACGTCGTCGTCCCGGAGAGCAACGTCTGGCACCACCCGGACGACATCGACCCCGACCTGGCCGCGATCTTCGACCCGCTGGGCAACGCGGTGCACACCGCCCTGTCGTTCCCCCTGGTCGGCGAGGACGTGCTGATCACCGGCGCCGGTCCGATCGGGCTGATGGCCGCGGCGGTCGCCCGCCACGTCGGCGCCCGGTTCATCGTGGTGACGGACGTGAACGAGGCCCGCCTCGAGCTGGCCCGTGCGATGGGCGTCGACCTGGCGGTCAACGTCGCGCACGACCGGATCGCTTCCGCCCAGGAGCGCCTGCACATGCAGGAGGGCTTCGACATCGGCCTGGAGATGAGCGGGAACGCCAACGCGCTGCCGGAGATGCTGGACAACCTGACCCACGGTGCGCGGGTGGCTCTCCTCGGGCTGCCGAGCCGGCCCATCGCCGTCGACTGGGCGAAGGTGGTGTCGCACATGATCACCATCAAGGGCATCTACGGCCGCGAGATGTTCGAGACCTGGTACACGATGACCGCGATGGTGAGCACCGGCCTGGACGTCACGGGCGTGATCACCGACCGCTTCCCGGCCTCCCGCTGGCAGGAGGCGTTCGCCGCCGCGCGCAGCGGTGACCGCGGCAAGGTCATCATCGACTGGGACGAGGACTAG
- a CDS encoding glycine C-acetyltransferase, with protein MYSSVRGQLEDTLSEIREAGLYKTERELASPQAAHVRSAGSDVLNFCANNYLGFADDPRLVAAAKTALDEWGFGMASVRFICGTQTQHVELERKLSTFLRTEATILFPSCFDANGGVFEVLLGAEDAVISDELNHASIIDGIRLCKAQRLRYRNRDMADLEAQLQAASGARRRLVVTDGVFSMDGYLAPLDAICDLAERYDALVMVDDSHAAGFVGPSGAGTPELFGVQDRVDIVSGTLGKALGGASGGYISAHAEIVELLRQRARPYLFSNAVPPSVVAASLVALDLVADGAQQRARLWANAADFRARMEAAGFDLLPGEHAIIPVMFPDAHEAVAIADALLERGVYVIPFSYPVVPMGRSRIRVQISAAHSPEDIATCVQAFVEARDAVRSTRG; from the coding sequence ATGTACTCCAGCGTTCGCGGCCAGCTCGAGGACACCCTGTCGGAGATCAGGGAGGCGGGCCTGTACAAGACGGAGCGCGAGCTCGCCTCACCGCAGGCGGCGCACGTGCGCTCGGCCGGCAGCGACGTGCTGAACTTCTGCGCGAACAACTACCTCGGGTTCGCCGACGACCCGCGGCTGGTCGCCGCCGCGAAGACCGCGCTCGACGAGTGGGGCTTCGGCATGGCGAGCGTGCGGTTCATCTGCGGCACGCAGACCCAGCACGTCGAGCTGGAGCGCAAGCTCTCCACCTTCCTGCGAACGGAGGCGACGATCCTGTTCCCGTCGTGCTTCGACGCCAACGGGGGAGTGTTCGAGGTGCTGCTCGGCGCCGAGGACGCGGTGATCTCCGACGAGCTCAACCACGCCTCGATCATCGACGGCATCCGGCTGTGCAAGGCGCAGCGGCTGCGCTACCGCAACCGCGACATGGCCGACCTCGAGGCGCAGCTGCAGGCCGCGAGCGGTGCGCGGCGCCGCCTCGTCGTCACCGACGGCGTCTTCTCGATGGACGGCTACCTGGCGCCGCTCGACGCGATCTGCGACCTCGCCGAGCGGTACGACGCGTTGGTGATGGTCGACGACTCGCACGCCGCGGGCTTCGTCGGCCCGTCCGGTGCCGGCACCCCGGAGCTGTTCGGGGTGCAGGACCGGGTGGACATCGTCTCGGGGACGCTCGGGAAGGCGCTCGGCGGCGCCTCCGGCGGCTACATCAGCGCGCACGCCGAGATCGTCGAGCTGCTGCGGCAGCGGGCGCGGCCCTACCTCTTCTCCAACGCCGTCCCGCCGTCGGTCGTCGCCGCCTCGCTCGTCGCGCTGGACCTGGTGGCGGACGGTGCGCAGCAGCGCGCGCGGCTGTGGGCCAACGCGGCGGACTTCCGCGCCCGGATGGAGGCCGCCGGGTTCGACCTGCTGCCGGGCGAGCACGCCATCATCCCGGTGATGTTCCCGGACGCCCACGAGGCGGTCGCGATCGCCGACGCCCTCCTCGAGCGCGGCGTGTACGTGATCCCGTTCTCCTACCCGGTGGTGCCGATGGGCAGGTCCCGGATCCGCGTGCAGATCTCCGCCGCGCACTCGCCGGAGGACATCGCCACCTGCGTGCAGGCGTTCGTCGAGGCGCGGGACGCGGTCCGGTCGACCCGGGGGTAG
- a CDS encoding MFS transporter, producing the protein MASARPAVDSNARLEGSARADGGRRAVRGGALGNYVDQFDIMLPVVTMTPVADQVFGAQHVVAATGWVFVATLLGRPLGAVLLGPLADRLGRTATTQVALAGIALTTALVAVVPDHRVLGAGTIALVVLLRFLSGVFVGGEYSAAIPLAMEWSAPRRRGALSGLVMAMSPWANATISAVVLLLTSVLPHGAYAAWGWRVPFVVGAVLAGALSLYYRSLVPESDSWRAAAPRTRPLREVLVGSHRRALWQVFVLMSGLWLLTQMAVPTLTAQLRAGGHVDARQLSFTLLVATAGSAVAMHLAGHASTRLGRRRFFLGFAAVVVVAAPLTWAGVLAARGLVAVAVLALVLQVVTVTGYAPVGAYLAERFPAGVRASGYGVGYSLSLVVPALYPLWLPVLQRRVGGAAVPAVLVLGGLLLGVAAWWGPEPDVDAPLA; encoded by the coding sequence ATGGCATCTGCCCGTCCAGCCGTGGACAGCAACGCACGCCTCGAGGGGTCGGCCCGGGCCGACGGCGGCCGGCGCGCCGTGCGCGGGGGCGCGCTCGGCAACTACGTCGACCAGTTCGACATCATGCTTCCGGTCGTCACCATGACGCCGGTCGCGGACCAGGTGTTCGGTGCGCAGCACGTGGTCGCCGCGACCGGGTGGGTGTTCGTCGCGACGCTGCTCGGCCGGCCGCTCGGCGCCGTGCTGCTCGGGCCGCTCGCCGACCGCCTCGGCCGCACGGCGACCACCCAGGTGGCGCTCGCCGGCATCGCTCTGACCACGGCTCTCGTCGCCGTCGTGCCGGACCACCGGGTGCTCGGCGCGGGCACGATCGCCCTGGTGGTGCTGCTGCGGTTCCTCAGCGGGGTGTTCGTCGGAGGCGAGTACTCGGCCGCGATCCCGCTGGCGATGGAGTGGAGCGCACCGCGCCGGCGCGGTGCGCTGAGCGGGCTGGTGATGGCGATGTCGCCGTGGGCCAACGCCACGATCTCGGCGGTGGTGCTGCTGCTGACCTCGGTGCTGCCCCACGGGGCGTACGCCGCCTGGGGGTGGCGCGTGCCCTTCGTCGTGGGCGCCGTGCTGGCCGGCGCGCTCTCCCTCTACTACCGGTCGCTGGTGCCCGAGTCCGACTCCTGGCGCGCGGCGGCGCCCCGCACCCGACCGCTGCGGGAGGTGCTGGTGGGCAGCCACCGCCGTGCGCTGTGGCAGGTGTTCGTGCTGATGAGCGGCCTGTGGCTGCTGACCCAGATGGCGGTGCCGACGCTGACCGCGCAGCTGCGGGCCGGCGGCCACGTCGACGCGCGTCAGCTGTCGTTCACGCTGCTGGTGGCGACGGCGGGTTCGGCCGTCGCGATGCACCTGGCGGGCCACGCCTCGACCCGGCTGGGGCGCCGACGCTTCTTCCTCGGCTTCGCCGCCGTCGTGGTGGTCGCCGCCCCGCTGACCTGGGCGGGTGTGCTCGCCGCCCGGGGGCTGGTGGCCGTCGCCGTGCTGGCCCTGGTGCTGCAGGTGGTGACGGTGACCGGCTACGCGCCGGTCGGCGCCTACCTCGCCGAGCGGTTCCCCGCCGGCGTGCGGGCCAGCGGGTACGGCGTCGGGTACAGCCTCTCGCTGGTGGTGCCGGCCCTCTACCCGCTCTGGTTACCCGTGCTGCAACGCAGGGTCGGGGGCGCCGCCGTGCCTGCCGTGCTGGTGCTCGGCGGCCTGCTGCTGGGCGTCGCCGCGTGGTGGGGCCCGGAGCCGGACGTCGACGCACCGCTGGCCTGA
- a CDS encoding glycosyltransferase, protein MRHHRGHEGRFTDVVRVWVFADLPLGQAAGPSYMVESWQRELRLLGLEPRTFAPAGGIGGHRRDDEQVIFRSLHDVGYPGDHHARYSVLGELLRARKDRPDVVVVSTLGRVGVLGIILAAFYSIPLVMVVSTDTTGATAYYNPLRAVWSGGVKPLLLLTVSARARRAFLRRPTATGDQPDRRAGRLVDRTTAALHADAREVVLLSRKGLPTYGALCPAAHVTVLPTGIDRLPVAPVPSELVWRPGALRMLYVGRFAPEKNLPVLLHAVRRAVDQGVDVHLALVGGGPLRERLAVEAERLGVADRVTVIGPYPRGELGGVYASADVFAFPSVVDTQAYVLNEAAHERLALLVSDTANGVVEDGVSALVVPPDPESYARALGTLRDRALRERLGAAAQLRARQLGEGQQCARLADVIRRAATGPGADPVDDLTPGPADGLAAGRTTALGASDLWDGAVPLAAADLWDGTVPSVARRPVDAVSEAVPTR, encoded by the coding sequence GTGCGACACCATCGAGGGCACGAGGGGCGGTTCACGGACGTGGTCAGGGTGTGGGTCTTCGCCGACCTGCCGCTCGGGCAGGCCGCCGGTCCGTCGTACATGGTGGAGTCGTGGCAGCGCGAGCTGCGGCTGCTGGGCCTCGAGCCCCGGACGTTCGCCCCGGCGGGCGGCATCGGGGGTCACCGCCGCGACGACGAGCAGGTGATCTTCCGCTCCCTGCACGACGTCGGGTACCCCGGCGACCACCACGCGCGGTACTCGGTGCTCGGCGAGCTGCTCCGGGCGCGCAAGGACCGTCCGGACGTCGTCGTCGTCTCGACCCTCGGCCGGGTCGGGGTGCTGGGGATCATCCTGGCGGCGTTCTACTCGATCCCCCTGGTGATGGTCGTGTCCACGGACACCACCGGTGCCACCGCGTACTACAACCCCCTGCGCGCGGTCTGGTCCGGCGGCGTCAAGCCGCTGCTGCTGCTGACCGTGTCCGCGCGTGCCCGCAGGGCGTTCCTGCGGCGGCCGACGGCCACGGGCGACCAACCCGACCGTCGGGCCGGCCGGCTGGTGGACCGGACGACCGCCGCACTGCACGCCGATGCGCGGGAGGTGGTGCTGCTGTCCCGCAAGGGCCTGCCCACCTACGGGGCGCTCTGCCCGGCCGCACACGTCACGGTCCTGCCGACGGGCATCGACCGGCTGCCCGTCGCCCCCGTGCCCAGCGAGCTCGTCTGGCGTCCGGGTGCCCTGCGGATGCTGTACGTCGGGCGGTTCGCCCCGGAGAAGAACCTGCCCGTGCTGCTGCACGCCGTGCGGCGCGCGGTCGACCAGGGCGTCGACGTGCACCTGGCGCTCGTCGGCGGAGGGCCGCTGCGCGAGCGGCTGGCCGTCGAGGCCGAGCGGCTGGGCGTCGCCGACCGGGTCACGGTGATCGGTCCCTACCCGCGGGGCGAGCTCGGGGGCGTCTACGCCAGCGCCGACGTGTTCGCCTTCCCCTCGGTGGTGGACACGCAGGCGTACGTGCTCAACGAGGCCGCCCACGAGCGGCTGGCGCTGCTGGTGTCCGACACCGCGAACGGCGTCGTCGAGGACGGCGTGTCGGCTCTCGTCGTGCCGCCCGACCCAGAGTCCTACGCGCGGGCCCTGGGCACGTTGCGGGACCGGGCGCTCCGCGAGCGCCTGGGTGCCGCGGCGCAGCTCCGCGCGCGGCAGCTCGGGGAGGGTCAGCAGTGCGCTCGGTTGGCCGACGTGATCCGCCGCGCCGCCACCGGCCCCGGCGCCGACCCTGTCGATGACCTGACCCCTGGTCCGGCCGACGGCCTCGCCGCAGGCCGGACCACGGCGCTCGGCGCGTCGGACCTCTGGGACGGCGCGGTGCCCCTCGCGGCGGCGGACCTCTGGGACGGCACCGTCCCGTCGGTGGCACGGCGTCCGGTCGACGCCGTCAGCGAGGCCGTACCGACCAGATGA
- a CDS encoding PIG-L family deacetylase, with amino-acid sequence MIGAVAATGGLVVVSPHLDDAVLSLGALIAGRAAAGEHVEVWTAFTRAPAAAAVPRGLRRFADYTTRLAEDDRALALLGAGARRLDLPERVWRRPPARGLRAAFRTPAGSSGFEELGHLEDVVAEALARPGVRVLAPLGIGHHVDHVEVAVAALTAAVRLQATDRVGFYEDFYALGNGARHRHPVTREHAGPLWRRLREAPGWAGPAEGVVLAGTAAIGVGPSLDAYVPGWTSLGWRCTVHPVDRWSQDRHVAAVAEYRSQTPALGGMCQLGPMLRRAHRLRGGDVIWSVRPR; translated from the coding sequence ATGATCGGCGCCGTGGCGGCGACCGGCGGGCTGGTGGTCGTCTCGCCGCACCTGGACGACGCCGTCCTGTCCCTCGGCGCGCTCATCGCGGGGCGGGCCGCGGCCGGCGAGCACGTGGAGGTCTGGACGGCGTTCACCCGCGCCCCGGCCGCGGCCGCCGTTCCCCGTGGGCTGCGGCGGTTCGCCGACTACACCACCCGGCTGGCGGAGGACGACCGTGCGCTGGCCCTGCTCGGTGCCGGTGCTCGTCGCCTCGACCTGCCGGAGCGCGTGTGGCGGCGGCCCCCGGCACGAGGCCTGCGCGCCGCCTTCCGTACGCCCGCCGGCTCCTCCGGGTTCGAGGAGCTGGGCCACCTGGAGGACGTGGTCGCCGAGGCGCTCGCCCGTCCGGGGGTGCGCGTGCTGGCGCCGCTCGGGATCGGCCACCACGTCGACCACGTCGAGGTCGCGGTGGCAGCCCTCACCGCCGCCGTGCGCCTGCAGGCGACCGACCGGGTCGGCTTCTACGAGGACTTCTACGCGCTGGGCAACGGCGCCCGCCACCGGCACCCGGTCACCCGGGAGCACGCCGGTCCCCTGTGGCGCCGGCTGCGCGAGGCACCCGGGTGGGCGGGTCCGGCGGAGGGCGTGGTGCTCGCCGGGACCGCCGCGATCGGCGTCGGCCCGTCGCTCGACGCGTACGTGCCGGGGTGGACGTCGCTGGGCTGGCGGTGCACGGTGCACCCGGTGGACCGCTGGTCGCAGGACCGCCACGTGGCCGCGGTGGCGGAGTACCGCAGCCAGACGCCGGCCCTGGGGGGGATGTGTCAGCTGGGGCCGATGCTGCGCCGCGCGCACCGGCTGCGCGGCGGCGACGTCATCTGGTCGGTACGGCCTCGCTGA
- a CDS encoding PQQ-binding-like beta-propeller repeat protein, which produces MPSAMVPIELDDERAPAPGPRHRPPSGRTRVWLLGGAAAVVLALVAGQWAADAWARAGWERLSDRTEVVAPVDRSLTVRWSLGPSTFVSVSQGVAWRGTVVGPVLGADGSIGVVELDGRDGHVRWTRSVIGPDTARSAKEGALRPTGSCERVPDDASRIVCLLTDAVVLTAGPSVSTSQATQAHLVVLDPRNGSVRASHAVAGDLSHLGVVLHSGLAVLVSSTRHQVVGVDAGSGVERWRTAPSVLQDGSGHGVVRVGELVAVAGDTALDLLGPDGKVRRSVDLRGYAGAQPLADGRLVLPDAAGTLVVGPDRDLHLDGVPVGIASDDGSLPGLTLLRSGVLRAFDPDGRQLWQLPGASPAGVVVLGGVVYVTRDGGVTAVDGSTGAVRWQASLPVQQLPPVTDGRVLVVALGADVAALDLRTGAVLWRAPLPAGHPRLLGFDGLLLAIAQDGSDIVVVG; this is translated from the coding sequence GTGCCCTCCGCGATGGTGCCCATCGAGCTCGACGACGAGCGTGCGCCGGCGCCGGGTCCGCGGCACCGGCCGCCCTCAGGCCGCACCCGGGTGTGGCTGCTCGGGGGCGCTGCTGCGGTCGTGCTCGCACTGGTCGCCGGCCAGTGGGCCGCGGACGCCTGGGCCCGCGCCGGCTGGGAGCGCCTGTCCGACCGCACGGAGGTGGTCGCGCCGGTCGACCGGTCGCTGACGGTCCGCTGGTCGCTCGGCCCGTCCACGTTCGTGTCGGTCAGCCAGGGTGTCGCCTGGCGCGGGACGGTCGTCGGCCCCGTCCTCGGCGCGGACGGCTCCATCGGCGTCGTCGAGCTCGACGGCCGTGACGGCCACGTGCGCTGGACCAGGTCGGTGATCGGACCGGACACCGCCCGGAGCGCCAAGGAGGGTGCGCTCCGCCCGACGGGGTCCTGCGAGCGGGTCCCGGACGACGCGTCCCGGATCGTCTGTCTGCTCACGGATGCGGTCGTGCTGACCGCGGGGCCCTCGGTCAGCACCTCGCAGGCGACGCAGGCCCATCTCGTCGTGCTCGACCCGCGGAACGGCTCGGTACGGGCCAGCCATGCCGTCGCCGGCGACCTCTCGCACCTCGGTGTCGTTCTCCACAGCGGGCTGGCGGTCCTGGTGTCCTCCACCCGGCACCAGGTGGTGGGCGTGGACGCGGGCTCGGGCGTCGAGCGGTGGCGCACGGCGCCGTCCGTCCTGCAGGACGGGAGCGGCCACGGCGTGGTGCGCGTCGGGGAGCTGGTGGCGGTGGCCGGTGACACGGCACTGGACCTGCTCGGCCCGGACGGGAAGGTTCGCCGCTCCGTCGACCTGCGGGGCTACGCAGGTGCGCAGCCGCTGGCGGACGGCCGGCTGGTGCTGCCGGACGCGGCGGGCACGCTCGTCGTCGGACCCGACCGCGACCTGCACCTCGACGGCGTCCCGGTGGGCATCGCGTCCGACGACGGCAGTCTTCCCGGCCTCACGCTCCTCCGGAGCGGCGTCCTGCGGGCCTTCGACCCCGACGGCCGGCAGCTGTGGCAGCTGCCGGGTGCCTCCCCGGCGGGCGTCGTCGTGCTCGGCGGCGTCGTGTACGTCACCCGGGACGGGGGTGTGACGGCCGTCGACGGGTCGACCGGGGCGGTGCGATGGCAGGCCTCCCTGCCGGTCCAGCAGCTGCCCCCGGTCACCGACGGCCGCGTCCTGGTCGTCGCGCTGGGTGCAGACGTGGCGGCGCTCGACCTGCGGACGGGTGCGGTGCTCTGGCGCGCGCCGCTGCCTGCCGGCCACCCGCGGCTCCTCGGGTTCGACGGGCTGCTCCTCGCGATCGCCCAGGACGGCTCGGACATCGTCGTCGTCGGCTGA
- the glmU gene encoding bifunctional UDP-N-acetylglucosamine diphosphorylase/glucosamine-1-phosphate N-acetyltransferase GlmU, translating into MTIPRPAAVVVLAAGEGTRMRSAVPKVLHTLAGRSMLGHAVTTARALEPERVVVVVRHGREAVVEHLAQIDPEALVADQDEIPGTGRAVQVALAALDSAQQVDGSIVVMAGDVPLLDAGTLQQLLLAHHEDADAVTVLTTEVADPTGYGRVLREPGTGDVAGVVEEKDADDQQREIREINTSTYVFDAAVLRSALTRLGRDNAAGEVYLTDVLAIARGDGGRVRALRTDDTLSVEGVNDRVQLAVLRAELNRRILEDWMRSGVTVVDPATTWVDVDVDLAQDVTLLPGTQLFGATTVASGATIGPDTTLTDVEVGPGASVVRSHGSLAVIAAGATVGPFSYLRPGTVLGEGGKIGAFVETKNAVIGTGSKVPHLSYIGDATIGDHTNIGAASVTANYDGTTKHRTTIGSHVRIGADTMLVAPVTVGDGAFTGAGTVVRRDVPPGALAVNATSQRTVENWVQRTRPDSAAAQAAARARGLRPPDDPAAPAADPTAAPEDKDTAR; encoded by the coding sequence GTGACGATCCCCCGCCCCGCAGCCGTCGTCGTCCTCGCCGCGGGGGAGGGCACCCGGATGCGCTCAGCCGTCCCCAAGGTGCTGCACACGTTGGCCGGTCGTTCCATGCTCGGTCACGCGGTGACCACCGCCCGCGCGCTGGAGCCGGAACGCGTCGTGGTGGTCGTCCGGCACGGGCGGGAGGCGGTCGTCGAGCACCTCGCGCAGATCGACCCCGAGGCGCTGGTGGCCGACCAGGACGAGATCCCGGGCACGGGCCGCGCGGTCCAGGTGGCGCTCGCGGCGCTCGACTCGGCGCAGCAGGTGGACGGCTCGATCGTGGTGATGGCGGGCGACGTGCCGCTGCTGGACGCCGGCACGCTGCAGCAGCTGCTGCTGGCGCACCACGAGGACGCCGACGCGGTGACGGTGCTCACCACCGAGGTGGCGGACCCGACGGGCTACGGGCGCGTGCTGCGCGAGCCGGGCACCGGTGACGTCGCGGGGGTCGTCGAGGAGAAGGACGCCGACGACCAGCAGCGCGAGATCCGCGAGATCAACACCTCCACCTACGTGTTCGACGCGGCGGTCCTGCGTTCGGCGCTGACCCGGCTCGGCCGGGACAACGCGGCCGGCGAGGTGTACCTGACGGACGTCCTGGCCATCGCGCGTGGCGACGGCGGCCGCGTGCGGGCCCTGCGCACCGACGACACGCTCTCGGTGGAGGGCGTCAACGACCGCGTGCAGCTGGCCGTGCTCCGGGCGGAGCTGAACCGCCGCATCCTCGAGGACTGGATGCGGTCCGGGGTCACCGTGGTCGACCCGGCCACCACCTGGGTCGACGTGGACGTCGACCTCGCCCAGGACGTCACGCTGCTGCCCGGCACCCAGCTGTTCGGCGCCACCACGGTGGCGAGCGGCGCGACGATCGGCCCGGACACCACGCTGACGGACGTCGAGGTCGGCCCCGGCGCGTCGGTCGTCCGGTCCCACGGCTCGCTCGCGGTGATCGCCGCCGGCGCGACCGTCGGCCCGTTCTCCTACCTGCGTCCCGGCACGGTGCTCGGCGAGGGCGGCAAGATCGGCGCGTTCGTCGAGACCAAGAACGCGGTGATCGGCACGGGGTCCAAGGTGCCGCACCTGTCCTACATCGGCGACGCGACGATCGGCGACCACACCAACATCGGCGCGGCCTCGGTCACGGCCAACTACGACGGCACGACGAAGCACCGCACCACCATCGGCTCGCACGTACGCATCGGCGCGGACACGATGCTGGTCGCGCCGGTGACCGTCGGCGACGGCGCGTTCACGGGCGCCGGCACCGTCGTCCGCCGCGACGTGCCGCCGGGCGCGCTGGCCGTGAACGCCACCAGCCAGCGCACGGTGGAGAACTGGGTGCAGCGCACCCGCCCCGACTCGGCGGCGGCCCAGGCCGCCGCCCGCGCCCGCGGCCTGCGCCCACCTGACGACCCTGCTGCCCCTGCCGCCGACCCCACCGCTGCACCCGAGGACAAGGACACCGCCCGATGA